A genomic window from Chitinophaga pollutisoli includes:
- a CDS encoding TonB-dependent receptor, which yields MKGRNLYLFGLLVALAGLISTRPATAQDAREIKGTVVDSIGQTPLPGVTIFVKGTSTGAATSPTGEFTIRAAENTILVVSYIGYDKIEVPVGGRTTIRIQLAQSKTMLNETVVIGYGTMKKSSVTASVTKVENTILDQVPAGRPEAALVGRLAGVNISQNRSQPGQAPTIRIRGASSIDAGNEPLVVIDGVPGGNLGMINMNDVQSIEVLKDASSAAIYGSRAAGGVIIVTMKKGSAGKTRFNFNGFAGVAKARLHDDWITGQEYYDYAVKFQNREWYWDDPNSDLTIPVWGDARRPSTRQVNPVINNGANIIWQDEVMQTAPIQSYNISASGGTEKMTYYVSGTYKDEVGTLKNTWFKSYGVRANVDVKASRAVSVGFMLNPSYSKRRLSERVVSDYAKIPSFVERRRADGTYPRPRDYWGAVVSGQTNPMAIIDGTYSYGATFSNVGEAYLKIDLAKGLSFRSSVGSTIAYNNSDFFQKSNALSTFVNSGNEIVTSNINMLNENVLSYNATLRGGHELSAIAGASYQKNRSEGSYMYAIPNSYNNEYVHTLNNAQINPAASYTINSAWGLVSYFSRVHYGYKEKYLVSASIRTDGSSRFGPNNKWGYFPSASVAWRVKQEEFMKGISAISDLKVRASYGVTGNFNIGDFQYLGQIKDAIYSPNGAVIKGLAQDNYENFNLGWEKTKGYDFGIEIGLLKNRIQIVADYYDKRTYDLLYAVSVPGTTGFASALTNVGDVSNKGFEIELTTRNIVQPDFSWQTSFNVAMNKNRVEDLGGVQERISTDATSGMSWILRVGEPMFSYFGYRSIGVYKDQESLVNSPKLPGTKPGMPIYEDRNGDGALTPADRQVLGNFQPKAILGMVNNFTYKNFDLSIAMQASLGAKMFTYENQFYQGALLGAMRRSLVEDQWWSPSEPGNGKMPGASLTTLTRQGGSDIYMEDASFLAIRNINLGYSLPDAMFKRLGINSFRAYLTAGNPFMFTKKGFHGYNPEGTTLGEIGGIASRPGYNAGSEPINRVYAVGFNFNF from the coding sequence ATGAAAGGAAGAAACCTTTACCTCTTTGGGTTACTCGTTGCACTCGCCGGCCTCATTTCCACGCGGCCCGCAACGGCCCAGGATGCCCGCGAAATCAAAGGGACCGTGGTCGACAGCATCGGACAAACGCCGCTACCCGGCGTAACGATCTTTGTGAAAGGCACCAGCACCGGCGCCGCCACTTCGCCCACCGGAGAATTCACCATTCGCGCGGCAGAAAATACCATTCTCGTCGTTTCCTACATCGGGTACGATAAAATCGAAGTGCCCGTGGGCGGACGTACCACCATCCGCATCCAGCTCGCCCAGAGCAAAACCATGCTGAACGAAACCGTCGTGATCGGATACGGCACCATGAAGAAAAGCTCTGTAACCGCATCGGTAACCAAAGTAGAGAACACCATCCTCGACCAGGTGCCCGCCGGCCGCCCGGAAGCCGCCCTCGTTGGCCGCCTCGCAGGTGTTAACATCTCGCAGAACCGCAGCCAGCCCGGCCAGGCGCCCACCATCCGCATCCGCGGCGCCAGCTCTATCGACGCCGGCAACGAACCGCTGGTCGTAATCGACGGTGTGCCCGGCGGCAACCTCGGCATGATCAACATGAACGATGTGCAATCCATCGAAGTATTGAAAGATGCATCCTCCGCCGCCATCTACGGCTCCCGCGCTGCAGGCGGCGTTATCATCGTTACCATGAAAAAAGGTTCCGCAGGCAAAACACGCTTCAACTTCAACGGCTTCGCCGGTGTCGCCAAAGCCCGCCTGCACGACGACTGGATCACCGGCCAGGAGTACTACGACTACGCCGTGAAATTCCAGAACCGCGAATGGTACTGGGATGATCCCAACAGCGACCTGACGATCCCCGTTTGGGGTGACGCCCGCCGCCCCTCCACCCGCCAGGTGAACCCCGTTATCAACAACGGCGCCAACATTATCTGGCAGGACGAAGTGATGCAGACCGCACCCATCCAGAGCTACAACATCTCTGCCAGCGGCGGTACGGAAAAAATGACTTACTATGTTTCCGGTACGTATAAAGACGAAGTCGGAACACTTAAAAATACCTGGTTCAAAAGCTACGGCGTTCGCGCAAATGTGGACGTGAAGGCCTCCAGGGCCGTGTCCGTCGGTTTCATGCTGAACCCTTCGTACAGCAAGCGCCGCCTGTCGGAACGTGTGGTGAGCGACTACGCCAAGATTCCCAGCTTCGTGGAGCGCCGGCGCGCAGACGGTACCTATCCCCGCCCGCGTGATTACTGGGGCGCCGTAGTATCCGGTCAAACGAACCCGATGGCCATCATCGACGGTACTTACAGCTATGGCGCCACTTTCTCCAACGTGGGTGAAGCTTACCTGAAAATTGACCTGGCGAAAGGGCTGTCGTTCCGCTCTTCCGTAGGTTCCACCATCGCGTACAACAATTCCGACTTCTTCCAGAAAAGCAATGCGCTGTCCACCTTCGTAAACTCGGGGAATGAGATCGTTACGTCCAATATCAACATGCTGAACGAAAACGTGCTGAGCTACAATGCAACCTTGCGCGGCGGACACGAACTTTCGGCTATCGCGGGCGCTTCTTACCAGAAGAACCGTTCCGAAGGATCGTATATGTATGCGATTCCCAACTCGTACAACAACGAATATGTGCATACGCTGAACAACGCGCAGATCAACCCGGCGGCATCTTACACGATTAACTCCGCCTGGGGCCTGGTTTCTTACTTCAGCCGGGTGCATTACGGATATAAAGAGAAATACCTGGTGTCCGCGTCCATCCGTACAGATGGCAGCTCGCGTTTTGGCCCGAATAACAAATGGGGTTACTTCCCCTCCGCATCCGTGGCCTGGCGTGTGAAACAGGAAGAATTCATGAAAGGGATCAGCGCCATCAGCGACCTGAAAGTTCGCGCCAGCTATGGCGTTACCGGCAACTTCAACATCGGCGACTTCCAATACCTGGGGCAGATCAAGGACGCGATCTATTCTCCGAATGGTGCCGTGATCAAAGGCCTTGCCCAGGACAATTATGAGAATTTCAACCTGGGTTGGGAAAAAACGAAGGGATACGATTTCGGTATCGAGATCGGATTGCTGAAGAACAGGATCCAGATCGTGGCGGATTACTATGACAAACGCACTTACGACCTGTTGTATGCGGTATCTGTTCCCGGCACTACCGGCTTCGCCAGTGCGCTTACCAACGTGGGCGACGTGAGCAACAAGGGTTTTGAAATTGAACTGACGACGCGCAATATCGTACAGCCGGATTTCTCCTGGCAAACTTCCTTCAACGTAGCCATGAATAAAAACCGGGTGGAAGACCTGGGAGGCGTGCAGGAACGTATCTCTACGGATGCCACCAGCGGAATGTCGTGGATACTGCGGGTAGGGGAACCGATGTTCTCGTACTTCGGTTACCGCTCTATCGGGGTGTATAAAGACCAGGAGTCCCTGGTTAATTCGCCGAAACTGCCCGGCACCAAGCCCGGCATGCCGATTTATGAAGACAGGAACGGCGACGGAGCCCTGACGCCGGCCGACAGGCAGGTGTTGGGAAACTTCCAGCCCAAAGCCATCCTCGGAATGGTGAACAACTTCACTTATAAGAATTTCGATTTGAGCATCGCCATGCAGGCATCTCTTGGCGCGAAAATGTTCACATATGAGAACCAGTTCTACCAGGGCGCGCTCCTCGGGGCGATGCGCCGTTCACTGGTAGAAGACCAATGGTGGTCGCCCAGTGAGCCCGGCAACGGCAAAATGCCCGGCGCTTCGCTCACGACGCTGACCCGCCAGGGCGGATCCGATATTTATATGGAAGACGCCAGCTTCCTGGCCATCCGGAACATCAACCTCGGATACTCCCTGCCGGATGCCATGTTCAAGCGGCTCGGCATCAACTCCTTCCGTGCATATCTCACCGCCGGTAATCCTTTTATGTTTACTAAAAAAGGATTCCATGGGTACAATCCGGAAGGCACCACACTCGGCGAGATCGGCGGTATTGCCAGCCGGCCCGGTTATAACGCAGGATCGGAACCCATCAATCGCGTGTACGCCGTTGGTTTCAACTTTAACTTCTAA
- a CDS encoding RagB/SusD family nutrient uptake outer membrane protein has translation MKRIFFSLQALVILLGAAGCHDSLLNMRPESILTNDQFYRTSSDMNRAVVGVYSALQARRMTDYITMEIPSDNIYYFGITPVQGASDIDGFSVTPDNQLLDAFWLNNYKGIFRANEVLKYIDRPIDYTGTAKDQYIGEAKFLRAQFYFDLVRAFGGVPLVTTALTMDEARGVGRSSADEVYNLIIADLKDAIEKLPMPGSMQKGRTSKGAATALLGKVYIYKKDYPNAKTVLDKAVADFGYDLTTDFSTLWNTTTEDNSEIVFAMKYVESLNSQTYSSAFIPNGGVFGLVDRGTEKIRPSWSLNKLYIAGDKRKANTINDTLITPTTPGTKTFYPYGVKFAAKHLLDNSGQDIPVMRFADVLLLHAEALYNSNDKAGALIALNRVRQRAFGDASHNYTAADIAAPADFLDKLLLERQLELAFEGDRWFDLVRTGKFLTVMTKEERLYVPANNAAQTVTLTPKDYMAVFPIPQPQIDQYAAGVLTQNEGYNK, from the coding sequence ATGAAAAGAATATTTTTCTCCCTGCAGGCATTGGTCATTTTACTCGGCGCAGCCGGATGCCACGACAGCCTGCTGAATATGCGTCCGGAATCCATCCTTACCAACGATCAGTTTTACCGGACTTCTTCCGACATGAACAGGGCGGTAGTAGGCGTTTACAGCGCGCTCCAGGCGCGCAGGATGACGGACTATATCACCATGGAAATTCCTTCCGATAACATTTACTATTTCGGCATTACCCCGGTTCAGGGCGCTTCCGATATCGACGGCTTTTCCGTAACACCCGATAACCAGTTGCTGGATGCCTTTTGGCTGAACAATTACAAAGGGATCTTCCGCGCCAACGAAGTCCTGAAATATATTGACAGGCCCATCGACTATACCGGCACTGCAAAGGATCAGTATATCGGCGAGGCGAAGTTCCTTCGCGCGCAGTTTTATTTCGACCTGGTGCGCGCCTTCGGTGGCGTGCCGCTGGTAACAACGGCACTGACCATGGACGAAGCCCGCGGTGTGGGCAGAAGTTCGGCGGATGAGGTTTATAACCTGATTATCGCCGATCTTAAAGATGCGATCGAAAAGCTGCCGATGCCCGGCAGCATGCAAAAGGGACGAACCAGCAAAGGCGCGGCTACCGCGTTGCTCGGTAAAGTATACATCTACAAGAAGGACTATCCCAATGCGAAAACGGTGCTGGATAAAGCAGTGGCGGACTTTGGTTATGACCTCACGACTGACTTCTCCACGCTGTGGAATACCACCACGGAAGATAACAGCGAGATCGTATTCGCGATGAAATATGTGGAAAGCCTCAACAGCCAGACTTATTCCAGCGCATTCATCCCAAATGGCGGCGTGTTTGGCCTGGTCGACCGCGGCACGGAAAAGATCCGGCCGTCCTGGAGCCTGAATAAGTTGTATATCGCCGGCGATAAGCGTAAAGCCAATACCATCAACGATACTTTGATCACGCCGACAACACCGGGAACGAAAACATTTTATCCTTACGGGGTGAAATTCGCTGCGAAGCACCTGCTGGACAACTCCGGGCAGGATATCCCGGTGATGCGCTTTGCGGATGTATTGTTGTTGCATGCGGAGGCACTGTATAATTCCAATGATAAGGCCGGCGCGCTCATTGCGCTGAACCGCGTGCGCCAGCGCGCATTCGGAGACGCCAGCCATAATTACACCGCAGCGGATATCGCCGCACCAGCAGACTTCCTCGATAAGCTGCTGCTGGAACGCCAGCTGGAACTGGCTTTTGAGGGAGATCGCTGGTTCGACTTGGTGCGTACCGGTAAATTCCTGACGGTGATGACCAAGGAGGAACGCCTGTATGTGCCGGCTAACAATGCCGCGCAAACGGTAACGCTCACGCCGAAAGATTATATGGCCGTGTTCCCCATTCCGCAGCCGCAGATCGACCAGTACGCGGCGGGTGTATTGACGCAGAACGAAGGATATAACAAATAA
- a CDS encoding aminotransferase class III-fold pyridoxal phosphate-dependent enzyme translates to MNAWPKSFALLQENEKWIPGGVVSLNRKSEPNICFVKGKGSRAWDLEGNEYIDYQAGFAAAFLGHNDADVNRAVESVLHADSLLMSAGPTNLEGIFAELFVKHVPTADSIQITTTGSEATYHAIRIARAVTGRDHVIVMQGGYNGWHNDVACNVISPLADIGPRVSPGEYPIDPLSAGIPASHQALVHVVNYNDIDSIKYVLKRYPVACVIMEPILQNVGILKPQEGYLQALRQLADTEGFLLIFDEVKTGFRHALGGYQSICGVTPDLSSFGKAVANGYPMGVIAGKKEYMDYFIHPEKGKECSSPALTTRTR, encoded by the coding sequence ATGAATGCATGGCCCAAATCATTCGCATTATTACAGGAGAATGAAAAATGGATTCCCGGCGGCGTAGTATCGCTGAACCGCAAATCCGAACCTAACATCTGCTTCGTGAAAGGGAAAGGCAGCCGTGCCTGGGACCTGGAAGGCAACGAGTACATCGATTACCAGGCGGGCTTTGCAGCTGCGTTCCTTGGCCACAACGATGCCGACGTGAACCGCGCCGTGGAATCCGTTCTCCATGCCGATTCGCTCCTGATGAGCGCCGGCCCCACCAACCTGGAAGGCATTTTCGCCGAGCTGTTCGTGAAGCATGTGCCCACGGCCGACAGCATCCAGATCACCACCACCGGTTCCGAAGCCACCTACCACGCGATCCGCATTGCCCGCGCCGTTACCGGCCGCGACCATGTGATCGTTATGCAGGGCGGTTACAACGGATGGCACAATGATGTGGCCTGCAACGTGATCAGTCCGCTGGCAGACATCGGCCCCCGCGTGAGCCCCGGCGAATACCCGATCGACCCGCTGTCGGCCGGTATCCCCGCCAGCCACCAGGCCCTCGTGCATGTGGTCAACTACAACGATATCGATTCCATCAAATACGTGCTGAAGCGCTACCCCGTAGCCTGTGTGATCATGGAGCCCATCCTGCAGAACGTAGGCATCCTCAAACCGCAGGAAGGATACCTGCAGGCATTGCGCCAGCTCGCTGATACGGAAGGCTTCCTGCTCATCTTCGACGAAGTGAAAACCGGTTTCCGCCACGCACTCGGCGGGTACCAGTCCATCTGTGGCGTAACCCCCGACCTCAGCTCATTCGGCAAGGCCGTAGCCAACGGTTACCCCATGGGCGTGATCGCAGGCAAGAAGGAATACATGGATTATTTCATCCATCCCGAAAAAGGAAAAGAGTGCTCATCGCCGGCACTTACAACGCGCACCCGCTGA
- the dgoD gene encoding galactonate dehydratase yields MKITAIETQVCHARMRNWIFVKVITDQPGLYGWGEATLEWHTRSVVGAIEDISQLLIGEDPRRIEYLWQMMYRQHFWHGNGIVRGTAISGIDLALWDILGKIHNVPCHELWGGRVRDYIRLYCHLGGGKMEDFYETRADDAHRFGELAQQAVEEGFTAFKSMAVPETMPLEGLRPIRYAEACVKAMRDAVGEDIDIMVDCHARPSPLMGMQFARALEPYGLYFFEEPCWPEAMDGIAAIQAAVSTPIASGERLVGVAAFKDMLEKRAVSVLQPDITHCGGLSEVRRIAALADAYRVALAPHNPQGPVSTAASIELGFATPSYAICESVHSDVPWREEVVSEGFVVEKKGRIVKPNNRPGLGIEINEDVVKKHPFQQEVLQRSFYRDGAVGDW; encoded by the coding sequence ATGAAAATAACGGCAATTGAAACGCAGGTATGCCATGCGCGGATGCGCAACTGGATATTCGTGAAAGTGATCACCGACCAGCCCGGCTTGTACGGATGGGGTGAAGCCACCCTGGAATGGCATACCCGTTCCGTGGTGGGGGCTATCGAAGATATTTCGCAATTACTGATCGGGGAAGACCCCCGGCGTATCGAATACCTCTGGCAGATGATGTACCGCCAGCACTTCTGGCACGGCAACGGCATCGTGCGGGGCACCGCCATTTCCGGCATCGACCTCGCCCTGTGGGACATCCTCGGCAAAATCCACAACGTGCCCTGCCATGAGCTTTGGGGCGGCCGTGTGCGCGATTACATCCGGCTGTACTGCCACCTCGGCGGCGGTAAAATGGAGGATTTCTATGAAACCCGCGCCGACGACGCCCATCGCTTCGGCGAGCTGGCGCAGCAAGCCGTGGAAGAAGGGTTTACCGCCTTCAAATCCATGGCCGTTCCCGAAACCATGCCCCTCGAAGGCCTCCGCCCGATCCGGTACGCCGAAGCCTGCGTGAAAGCCATGCGCGACGCCGTAGGCGAGGATATCGACATCATGGTGGATTGCCACGCGCGCCCCAGTCCGCTGATGGGCATGCAGTTCGCCAGGGCGCTGGAGCCCTATGGCCTGTACTTCTTCGAAGAACCCTGCTGGCCCGAAGCCATGGACGGCATCGCAGCTATCCAGGCGGCCGTGAGCACGCCCATCGCCAGTGGTGAGCGCCTCGTAGGCGTGGCCGCCTTCAAGGATATGCTGGAAAAACGCGCCGTGAGCGTGTTGCAACCCGATATCACCCACTGCGGAGGCCTCAGCGAAGTACGCCGCATCGCCGCCCTGGCAGACGCGTACCGCGTTGCCCTGGCGCCGCATAACCCGCAAGGCCCCGTAAGCACGGCGGCTTCCATCGAACTCGGGTTTGCCACGCCCTCGTATGCCATTTGCGAAAGCGTGCACAGCGACGTGCCCTGGCGCGAAGAAGTAGTAAGTGAAGGTTTCGTAGTCGAGAAGAAAGGACGTATCGTGAAGCCGAACAACCGGCCCGGGCTCGGCATCGAAATCAATGAAGACGTGGTGAAGAAACATCCCTTCCAGCAGGAAGTGTTGCAACGATCCTTCTACCGCGATGGCGCCGTGGGCGACTGGTAA
- a CDS encoding SDR family oxidoreductase, translating to MFNGTTLAVSGGLGDIGSAVAKAFAALGANIAIGDVLPEDRAASLLLEIESRGVAAHYTRVDVTDAKAVDHWIQTAEASLGPVRMVVANAATVTIAGLFDVTADQWSREIDINLNGAFYLTRAAARRLVEKKLTGSIVFVGSWAAEAVHRGIPAYAVSKAGMRMLCKSMALELAPHGIMVNEIAPGYVDAGVSRQVWEKSPEQREAAARKTPVGKLITPAEIAREIVKLCDPQNRHITGSTLLMDGGLNLLR from the coding sequence ATGTTCAACGGTACAACACTCGCCGTCAGCGGTGGTTTGGGAGATATAGGGAGCGCCGTGGCGAAGGCTTTCGCCGCACTGGGCGCGAACATCGCCATTGGCGACGTATTGCCGGAGGACAGGGCCGCGTCCTTGCTCCTGGAGATCGAGAGCAGGGGCGTGGCTGCTCATTACACCCGCGTGGATGTGACGGACGCCAAGGCGGTAGACCATTGGATCCAAACCGCCGAAGCCTCACTGGGGCCCGTGCGGATGGTAGTGGCCAATGCCGCGACCGTAACCATCGCCGGGCTGTTCGACGTCACAGCTGATCAGTGGTCGCGCGAGATCGACATTAACCTGAACGGCGCCTTTTACCTCACGCGCGCCGCGGCGCGCCGGCTGGTAGAGAAAAAGCTCACCGGCAGCATTGTGTTTGTAGGCAGCTGGGCGGCGGAAGCCGTGCATCGCGGCATCCCGGCCTATGCGGTGTCAAAGGCGGGCATGCGGATGCTGTGCAAGAGCATGGCGTTGGAACTGGCGCCCCATGGTATCATGGTTAACGAAATCGCGCCGGGTTATGTAGACGCTGGCGTGAGCCGCCAGGTGTGGGAAAAATCCCCTGAGCAACGGGAAGCCGCGGCGCGGAAAACGCCCGTCGGCAAACTGATCACACCCGCCGAAATCGCGCGGGAGATCGTCAAACTCTGCGATCCGCAAAACCGCCACATCACCGGCTCCACGCTGCTGATGGACGGCGGCCTCAACTTATTACGCTAA
- a CDS encoding sodium:solute symporter family transporter yields the protein MNLQLTALDAAIFGVYILGVIALGVYASRQNKKTRRDYFLAGDKMSWWMIGGSIIAANISSHHLVGAMGAAYNRGFVAIAMEWGAILLGFNALLWIFLPFYIRNGFYTVPEFLERRFSGAARTTYAGLILLTYIFVEISAVLYLGAVSLNTLFGFDIMVCVLILSVLTGIYTILGGLRAVIWTEMLQLGVLVLGGIILTFATVSKAGGISAVLETSKDWDLILPATDPDFPWTMYLGGLVCISVFYCATNQFLVQRVLAAKNEWHARMGVVFGDYLKFFVPLIITVPALVAPKLFPDLEKPDQLFSVLVANLLPSGLVGLVMAGLIAAVMSHLSGAINSCTSILTNDIYLPYFKKDATDEQAVRFGKLSGAVVIIVGVACSALFISHSEKPVFLYLMNAYGWFTPGIATMFLLGILWKRSTNAGALAAGVLTIPLSIILDQALPGMPFFNRTGIVFWTCMIVCVVVSLMTKPKPEAELAGLIWNKESMKLPEDQRALNRGLRNPAFWWAIITAAVLFFYIRFA from the coding sequence ATGAATCTCCAATTGACAGCGCTCGACGCCGCAATTTTCGGCGTGTATATCCTCGGGGTAATCGCCCTGGGTGTATACGCCTCCCGTCAAAACAAGAAAACGCGCCGTGATTATTTCCTGGCAGGGGATAAGATGTCGTGGTGGATGATCGGGGGCAGCATTATTGCGGCCAACATCAGCAGCCATCACCTGGTAGGGGCCATGGGCGCGGCGTATAACCGCGGCTTCGTAGCCATCGCCATGGAATGGGGCGCCATCCTGCTTGGGTTCAACGCCCTGTTGTGGATTTTCCTTCCCTTTTATATCCGGAATGGATTTTATACCGTACCTGAATTCCTCGAAAGGCGCTTCAGCGGCGCGGCGCGCACCACTTACGCGGGCCTCATCCTGCTGACGTATATTTTCGTGGAGATCAGCGCCGTATTGTATCTCGGAGCCGTTTCGCTGAACACGCTGTTCGGTTTCGATATCATGGTCTGCGTGTTGATCCTGTCGGTGCTGACCGGCATTTACACCATCCTGGGCGGCCTGCGCGCCGTGATCTGGACGGAAATGCTGCAACTCGGGGTACTGGTGTTGGGCGGCATCATCCTCACCTTCGCCACCGTTTCAAAAGCCGGCGGTATTTCGGCGGTGCTGGAAACTTCGAAAGACTGGGACCTAATTCTCCCCGCCACCGATCCCGACTTCCCATGGACCATGTACCTGGGCGGGCTCGTTTGCATCAGCGTTTTTTATTGCGCGACCAACCAGTTCCTCGTCCAGCGCGTGCTGGCGGCGAAGAACGAATGGCATGCGCGGATGGGCGTGGTGTTCGGGGATTACCTCAAGTTTTTCGTTCCGCTTATCATTACGGTTCCCGCATTGGTGGCGCCGAAATTGTTCCCTGACCTGGAAAAGCCGGACCAGCTCTTCTCCGTACTGGTGGCCAACCTGCTGCCTTCGGGATTGGTAGGATTGGTGATGGCGGGGCTGATCGCGGCGGTGATGTCGCACCTGAGCGGGGCCATCAATTCCTGCACATCTATTCTTACAAACGACATTTACCTGCCTTATTTCAAGAAAGACGCCACCGATGAACAGGCCGTGCGTTTCGGAAAGCTTTCCGGCGCGGTGGTGATTATCGTAGGAGTGGCCTGTTCCGCGCTTTTTATATCGCATAGCGAGAAGCCGGTATTCCTCTATCTCATGAACGCTTACGGTTGGTTTACGCCGGGCATCGCCACGATGTTCCTGCTGGGGATCCTGTGGAAACGCTCTACCAACGCAGGCGCTTTGGCGGCCGGGGTACTCACCATCCCGTTGTCCATCATCCTGGATCAGGCACTGCCCGGCATGCCGTTCTTCAACCGCACCGGCATCGTTTTCTGGACCTGCATGATCGTGTGCGTGGTGGTGAGCCTGATGACGAAGCCGAAGCCGGAAGCCGAACTGGCCGGGCTGATCTGGAATAAGGAAAGCATGAAACTGCCCGAAGACCAGCGCGCCCTGAACCGCGGGCTGCGCAATCCCGCCTTCTGGTGGGCGATCATCACGGCGGCGGTACTGTTCTTCTACATCCGTTTCGCTTAA